One Rhododendron vialii isolate Sample 1 chromosome 2a, ASM3025357v1 genomic region harbors:
- the LOC131313680 gene encoding probable disease resistance protein At4g27220, protein MEEIIKALKHDHFNLIGVCGMGGVGKTTMVNEVAKRAKEENHFDEVAMAVVSKDPNLTNVQACIAEMLGLKLVDRVSPMVRADLLRKRLLQDNKKVLVILDDIWEDFDLHDMGIPLECANKNFKLLYTSQTRDLWPDVLTKKEIPLQLLSEDEAWQLFREKAGDSVDTRDLHPIAKQIVNECGGLPLALVLIGGVLSTKSGREIWEGMLDMLICASRTPANDRLFSRLELSYKYLEGEEAKRLLLLCCLFKEDEDIRINNLAMYGLGLSLFDGINEMGKARRRAFLIVDDLKSRSLLLDSKKEGCVRVHDVVRDMGISIASKDKVALVSHGTLSEWPKTVTYEPYAISVISDKITKLPEGLTYPNLEFLILRCRKLKKLSPNFFEGMGKLKVLEIGHFDGILTLQSLRNLTTLSLEGFRGMLDNLSIIGDLLNLETLNFRDSRIEELPEEIGKLVNLRLLDLRGTTWLRRIPPGVISRLVRLEELYMDWFEHGGGEDNEAEGRNANLIEFESLSNLNTLEIEIRRRSKFARVACIPTVPILSKLEIYKVFINNRFDLGNDCPPGYDYKAEHGSYYGKYRFPKNCKRMLGVNAYDLILSYHGGIDSLLRRSDLLSLQGSGCDDLVRELLCQLLVDGLQQLKYLYISDCHFTQECLVKAMNPVQLSRAPAVFPILEVLWIDQLANVREISHSPIPARSFGELTSIKVAECKQLRHLFPLPIVGCLPQLTGLMIKSCGMMEEVIWREQRGDVHVATNRIEFPKLESLSLSSLPSLKGFCRGIDHIDFPQLKRLDLYRLERLNCLFHNNSTSHSEENDDAGFLSLFPQMVSLPNLEVLEVGKLKNLERIGYGPLSMGSLSKLIKFTMSDCNNLLCVFPSELLHILGDLETLDVSWCELLEVFFELEAGVHSNEPIPEILSSLKIVKLYRLPKLSYISKRDPTGFQYIQTLQIHTCDWLRYVFAPTVTKAFHNSVPLRYRSVRCYQE, encoded by the exons ATGGAAGAGATTATTAAGGCTCTAAAGCATGATCACTTCAACTTGATTGGGGTTTGCGGAATGGGAGGTGTGGGCAAGACAACAATGGTGAATGAAGTTGCAAAAAGAGCAAAAGAAGAGAATCACTTTGACGAAGTTGCAATGGCCGTTGTCAGCAAAGACCCAAACCTAACCAATGTTCAAGCTTGCATTGCAGAAATGCTTGGTTTGAAACTTGTTGACAGGGTTAGCCCGATGGTCCGAGCTGATCTCCTACGTAAGAGACTTCTACAGGATAACAAGAAAGTCCTTGTTATACTGGATGACATTTGGGAAGACTTTGATCTACATGACATGGGAATTCCTTTGGAATGTGCTAATAAGAATTTCAAACTGCTTTATACGTCGCAAACTCGAGATCTATGGCCTGATGTACTAACTAAAAAGGAGATCCCTCTTCAACTCTTGTCAGAAGATGAAGCATGGCAACTATTCAGGGAGAAAGCAGGTGATTCAGTTGATACTCGAGATTTGCATCCGATTGCCAAACAGATTGTGAATGAATGTGGAGGTTTACCACTTGCTCTAGTACTTATTGGTGGTGTACTTTCGACCAAAAGTGGGAGAGAGATATGGGAAGGTATGCTTGATATGCTAATTTGTGCAAGCCGCACTCCTGCGAATGACCGTTTGTTTTCACGTCTAGAGCTGAGTTACAAATATTTGGAAGGTGAGGAAGCCAAGCGCCTATTATTGCTTTGTTGTTTATTTAAAGAAGATGAAGATATCCGTATTAACAATTTGGCCATGTACGGATTGGGGCTATCACTTTTTGACGGAATAAATGAAATGGGAAAAGCAAGGCGTCGAGCTTTTCTTATCGTTGATGATCTAAAGAGCCGTTCTTTACTGCTAGACAGTAAAAAAGAAGGGTGTGTAAGAGTGCATGATGTAGTGCGTGATATGGGCATATCTATTGCATCCAAAGATAAAGTTGCTCTAGTAAGCCATGGTACATTGTCTGAGTGGCCAAAGACGGTCACATATGAGCCTTATGCCATCTCGGTGATATCAGACAAAATTACAAAGCTTCCTGAAGGATTGACATACCCAAACCTTGAGTTTCTAATTTTACGATGCAGGAAACTTAAGAAACTATCGCCCAATTTTTTCGAGGGGATGGGGAAACTAAAAGTTTTAGAAATTGGTCATTTTGATGGCATCCTGACGCTTCAATCCTTGAGGAACCTTACTACGTTGTCACTTGAAGGATTTCGTGGCATGTTGGATAATTTATCTATAATTGGAGATCTACTGAATCTAGAAACCCTCAACTTTCGCGATTCGAGGATCGAGGAGCTACCAGAAGAAATAGGGAAACTAGTTAACTTGAGGTTGTTAGATCTGAGGGGCACTACTTGGCTGCGTAGAATACCGCCAGGTGTCATTTCACGCCTGGTTCGTTTAGAAGAACTATACATGGACTGGTTTGAGCATGGGGGAGGAGAGGACAATGAAGCAGAAGGGAGAAATGCAAACCTAATAGAGTTTGAGTCCTTGTCCAATTTAAATACTTTAGAGATTGAGATAAGAAGAAGATCAAAGTTTGCACGTGTTGCATGTATCCCAACAGTTCCAATACTTAGCAAACTGGAAATATACAAGGTATTTATAAATAATCGCTTTGATTTGGGGAATGATTGCCCTCCTGGTTATGACTATAAAGCTGAACATGGTAGCTATTATGGTAAATACAGATTTCCCAAAAACTGCAAAAGGATGTTGGGGGTCAATGCTTACGATCTGATCCTTTCATATCATGGAGGGATTGATTCACTCTTAAGGCGTAGTGATCTTCTATCGCTTCAAGGGAGTGGATGTGATGATCTGGTGCGGGAGTTACTATGCCAGCTTCTTGTTGATGGACTCCAACAATTGAAGTACCTGTATATCTCTGATTGTCACTTCACACAAGAATGTCTTGTCAAAGCAATGAATCCAGTCCAACTATCTCGCGCTCCTGCTGTTTTCCCTATCCTGGAGGTATTGTGGATCGATCAGCTTGCTAATGTAAGAGAGATATCTCATAGCCCAATCCCAGCGCGTTCCTTTGGGGAACTGACTTCCATCAAAGTCGCAGAATGTAAACAATTGAGACATCTCTTCCCGCTACCAATTGTAGGATGTCTCCCTCAACTCACAGGTCTTATGATCAAATCCTGTGGTATGATGGAAGAAGTTATTTGGAGGGAGCAACGAGGAGATGTGCATGTTGCAACCAACAGAATCGAGTTTCCGAAATTGGAATCCTTGTCACTTTCGAGTTTACCAAGTCTCAAGGGTTTCTGCAGAGGGATTGATCATATTGATTTCCCTCAATTGAAACGTCTGGATCTCTATAGACTGGAACGGTTAAACTGCCTCTTCCACAACAACAGTACTTCCCATTCCGAGGAAAACGACGATGCCggcttcctttctctttttccccAAATG GTCTCATTACCTAACCTGGAGGTCCTAGAAGTCGGCAAGTTAAAGAATCTGGAAAGAATAGGATATGGTCCACTTTCAATGGGTTCATTGTCCAAACTGATAAAATTTACCATGAGTGACTGCAACAACCTGCTTTGTGTATTTCCATCAGAATTGCTTCATATACTGGGAGATCTTGAGACACTGGATGTAAGTTGGTGCGAGTTGCTGGAGgttttttttgaattggaaGCAGGGGTGCATTCTAATGAACCAATcccagagattttatcttcacTCAAAATCGTCAAATTATATCGTCTACCCAAATTGAGTTATATTTCAAAGAGAGATCCCACGGGCTTCCAGTACATTCAGACTTTACAGATTCACACATGTGACTGGTTGAGATATGTATTCGCACCTACCGTGACGAAAGCATTCCACAACTCCGTACCCTTGAGATATCGTTCTGTACGATGCTATCAAGAATAG